From the genome of Scytonema hofmannii PCC 7110, one region includes:
- a CDS encoding filamentous hemagglutinin N-terminal domain-containing protein, which yields MSSLWNWLWKLSWIGAFSLAVLQILALTISQQANAQITPDTTLGAESSVVTPNEVIRGWMSDRIGQELKVIRIDGGAIRGANLFHSFQEFNVEEGRGVYFANPQGIENILSRVTGTNRSEILGRLGVLGNANLFLINPNGIVFGQNASLDVEGSFVATTAEAIALGEQGDFSATQPQQSSLLSVSPGALFFNQAAAQPGNIIHAGNLSAGKDLTLAARNLELQGQLYAGENLTLQATDTLRIRDSVTNPFVAAARGQVLVQGNQGVDIFALNHPESGLFSGGNMILRSANTVGGDARYWSGDSFRIEQLDGSLGNLFSPNDPIIRSRGDVSFNSYYGTSLHILAAGSVTIPGVVAITGAETGTSGVDFIAENFTLSNGTELPIDGRARPTFDVRAGVDPSAIGNFGNTGVNADFFFNISSNIFSLFSSISRTPTISNTATSADINIGGIAMLGSNAANGLVFLSNQYKPNLSLPRGNIEVGTIVTADTQSLAQLEERLPAILRNFLTNGFNGNGGDVIIDSRSSIGLNGTRIANFDINAGSFIYTSSATGEAGNITLLAKENIFLATGSGVVSETRGSERGGKVTVTASEKLELVGPNTLLGTSTQSDAPNGGRGGDVEINTKELILRERAYIGSASGVSSTGDVGNVTLNATESIQLLEGGGVNSNTNGSGRAGNITINTQRLIAQQGNSKEGSGVSASSLSTLNNAGVGGNLIVKASESVQLIGNRPGVVDDLTSTTEIANLLIESTVNLPGDGVPLISGLITVTSGPGNAGDLIVDTKQLLIQDGAGIATATVGSNIEKAGKGGNLTVKADDSITLSGVGGLASATLGTGNAGNLSLTTKELLTQNGAAISSETRAAGEAGTLTIDAERLRVLSAGQIRAGTTGSGQGKTITITADNVELAGVSKKLISSSLTTETTGEGTAGNLIINARNLSINNGARISAATSNQGQGGSITVTAPESVTLSGNTQLSVEASGAGKAGDVTINTNLLTVEKQAAINATSTASATTSQQGGSIALNASNINLFGTPGILAETQGEVPAGTLTIQPYNNGQSLNVNFAQDARISASTRGSGQGGSLIVKAPEAVTLSGNGQLTVETSGAGAAGDVKINTQNLTIQENAKVSASTTSTGQGGNINIQSNSVTLNKGEISARTQGQGNGGQINIDVDELLRVTDSDIVTAAIQSSGGAIAIAAKDIRLFGDSDITTNVGSGAGGGGNITLTANSIIAFDDSDLLAFARDGKGGDIALKTPAFFGNGYNPVLTDRDLSTLDGNQRVDINASGAVSGNISIPDTSFIQGSLSELPENPIDTGSLIANSCIARNPSQQEGTFIITGSGSLPSGPGDALMSLYTFGTVRSVSNVSPSTNSTHRPWQKGDPIVEPQGVYRLPSGQLILSRECSL from the coding sequence ATGAGCAGCTTATGGAATTGGTTGTGGAAGCTAAGTTGGATAGGTGCGTTTAGCTTAGCCGTGTTGCAGATATTGGCATTAACAATATCTCAGCAAGCTAATGCACAAATTACACCCGATACCACCTTGGGAGCGGAAAGTTCTGTCGTGACACCCAATGAAGTCATTCGTGGATGGATGAGCGATCGCATTGGACAAGAACTGAAAGTTATACGGATTGATGGGGGAGCAATTCGCGGCGCTAACCTGTTCCACAGTTTTCAAGAATTTAATGTGGAAGAAGGAAGAGGAGTTTATTTCGCTAATCCCCAGGGAATTGAGAACATTCTCAGCCGGGTGACAGGGACTAACCGTTCCGAGATTTTGGGGAGGCTGGGTGTATTAGGTAATGCTAACTTGTTTCTGATAAATCCTAACGGAATTGTTTTTGGGCAAAATGCGAGTTTGGATGTTGAAGGGTCATTTGTGGCGACGACAGCTGAGGCGATCGCATTGGGTGAGCAAGGTGATTTTAGTGCGACTCAACCGCAACAAAGCAGTTTACTGTCCGTGAGTCCAGGAGCGCTGTTTTTTAATCAAGCTGCTGCACAACCAGGGAACATTATTCATGCAGGAAATTTATCAGCAGGAAAAGATTTGACACTAGCAGCTAGGAATTTAGAGCTACAGGGTCAGTTGTACGCTGGGGAGAATTTGACTTTGCAAGCAACTGATACATTAAGAATTCGAGATAGTGTAACGAATCCTTTTGTTGCAGCTGCTAGAGGACAAGTCTTGGTACAGGGGAATCAAGGTGTGGATATTTTTGCCTTAAATCATCCAGAGAGTGGCTTGTTTTCTGGCGGGAATATGATTTTGCGAAGCGCTAACACGGTAGGAGGGGATGCTCGCTATTGGAGTGGGGATAGTTTTCGGATAGAGCAACTCGATGGAAGTTTGGGAAATTTATTTAGTCCAAACGATCCCATTATTCGGTCTAGAGGAGATGTTAGCTTCAACAGTTATTATGGTACCTCCTTGCATATTTTGGCAGCAGGTAGCGTGACAATTCCAGGGGTAGTTGCGATTACAGGAGCGGAAACAGGAACATCTGGAGTTGATTTTATTGCTGAAAACTTTACCTTATCCAATGGAACGGAGTTGCCAATTGATGGAAGAGCTAGACCAACTTTTGATGTGCGTGCTGGAGTCGATCCTTCTGCAATTGGTAATTTTGGAAATACAGGTGTCAATGCTGATTTCTTCTTTAATATTTCCTCAAATATTTTCTCGTTATTCTCTAGTATTTCGAGAACTCCAACCATCTCAAATACGGCAACAAGTGCAGATATCAACATCGGAGGAATTGCGATGCTTGGTAGCAATGCAGCAAACGGGCTTGTTTTTTTAAGCAATCAGTACAAACCCAATTTATCCTTGCCAAGGGGCAACATTGAAGTAGGAACGATTGTGACAGCAGATACTCAGAGTTTAGCTCAATTGGAAGAGCGCTTGCCTGCTATCCTTCGTAATTTCCTTACTAATGGCTTTAATGGTAATGGCGGTGATGTGATTATTGACTCCAGAAGTAGTATTGGGCTGAACGGGACTCGGATTGCGAACTTTGATATAAATGCTGGTAGCTTTATCTATACCTCGTCAGCAACTGGCGAAGCGGGAAATATTACTCTCCTTGCTAAGGAGAATATTTTCTTAGCTACTGGTTCAGGGGTGGTTTCAGAAACAAGAGGTTCGGAGCGGGGAGGAAAAGTTACTGTCACTGCTTCCGAGAAGTTGGAATTAGTTGGTCCAAATACTCTGCTAGGAACTTCAACTCAAAGTGATGCTCCTAATGGTGGTAGGGGTGGAGATGTAGAAATTAATACAAAAGAACTGATTCTTCGCGAGCGTGCATATATAGGAAGTGCAAGTGGTGTGAGCAGTACAGGTGATGTAGGTAACGTCACATTAAATGCCACAGAATCCATACAGTTGCTTGAAGGCGGAGGTGTAAACAGTAATACTAATGGAAGTGGTCGGGCTGGAAATATAACAATTAACACTCAGAGATTAATTGCTCAACAAGGGAATTCAAAAGAAGGATCGGGAGTATCAGCTTCAAGTTTATCGACACTCAATAACGCTGGTGTTGGAGGAAACCTCATCGTCAAAGCTTCTGAGTCCGTGCAATTGATTGGTAATCGACCGGGAGTTGTAGATGATTTGACTTCAACTACTGAAATTGCCAATTTATTAATAGAATCAACAGTCAATTTACCAGGAGATGGAGTGCCATTAATTTCTGGATTGATAACAGTGACTTCTGGTCCTGGAAATGCTGGTGATTTGATAGTTGACACCAAGCAGTTACTTATCCAGGATGGTGCAGGTATTGCTACAGCGACTGTTGGCAGTAACATTGAGAAAGCTGGAAAAGGCGGAAATTTAACAGTCAAAGCCGATGACTCCATCACCTTGTCTGGCGTTGGAGGTTTGGCAAGTGCGACTTTGGGGACGGGAAATGCAGGAAACTTAAGTTTGACAACAAAGGAATTACTGACCCAAAATGGTGCGGCGATTTCCTCTGAAACCCGTGCTGCTGGAGAAGCTGGAACGTTAACTATTGACGCTGAACGTTTAAGAGTCTTGAGTGCAGGACAAATCCGAGCTGGGACAACTGGTTCTGGTCAGGGAAAAACGATAACAATAACGGCTGATAATGTAGAATTGGCTGGTGTCTCTAAAAAACTTATCTCAAGTAGCTTGACAACTGAGACAACAGGTGAAGGAACAGCTGGTAATTTGATAATTAATGCTCGAAATCTCAGTATTAATAATGGAGCACGGATTTCCGCCGCCACCTCTAATCAAGGTCAGGGAGGTAGCATAACTGTAACAGCACCTGAGTCTGTAACCCTTAGCGGTAACACTCAACTATCTGTTGAAGCAAGTGGCGCTGGTAAAGCCGGAGACGTGACCATTAACACAAACCTTTTGACTGTCGAAAAACAAGCTGCAATCAACGCGACTTCTACTGCTAGTGCTACTACCTCACAACAAGGTGGTAGCATTGCGCTCAACGCTTCCAACATCAATCTATTTGGTACTCCTGGTATACTTGCTGAAACCCAAGGTGAGGTACCTGCAGGCACTTTAACCATACAACCATATAACAATGGTCAAAGTTTAAATGTGAATTTTGCTCAAGACGCTCGCATTTCCGCTTCTACCCGTGGTAGCGGTCAGGGGGGAAGTTTAATTGTGAAGGCACCAGAAGCAGTGACTCTATCGGGTAATGGTCAACTGACTGTGGAAACGAGTGGTGCAGGTGCTGCTGGAGATGTCAAAATAAACACACAAAACTTAACAATTCAAGAGAATGCCAAAGTATCAGCTTCTACTACTAGCACGGGTCAGGGAGGTAACATCAATATCCAAAGCAACTCAGTAACTCTGAATAAGGGTGAAATTAGCGCTCGTACTCAAGGGCAGGGTAACGGAGGTCAGATTAATATTGATGTGGATGAACTTTTGAGGGTTACTGATAGCGATATTGTCACTGCTGCCATTCAATCTTCCGGAGGTGCGATCGCGATTGCAGCTAAGGACATTCGCTTGTTTGGTGACAGCGACATTACAACCAATGTTGGGAGTGGCGCAGGTGGTGGTGGTAACATTACCCTGACGGCAAATTCCATCATTGCCTTTGATGACAGCGATCTCCTTGCATTTGCTCGAGATGGTAAAGGGGGTGATATCGCCCTTAAAACTCCCGCTTTCTTTGGCAACGGCTACAATCCTGTTCTTACTGATAGAGATCTTAGCACTCTAGATGGGAACCAACGTGTAGATATTAATGCTAGTGGTGCGGTGTCTGGTAATATCTCAATTCCCGACACCAGTTTTATTCAAGGTAGCCTGAGTGAGTTACCAGAGAACCCAATAGATACTGGTAGCTTGATTGCTAATAGTTGTATTGCACGCAATCCAAGTCAGCAAGAGGGAACTTTCATAATTACGGGTTCTGGTAGCTTGCCCTCTGGTCCGGGAGATGCTTTGATGTCACTATATACTTTTGGCACTGTACGTTCCGTGTCGAATGTCTCCCCATCCACCAACTCGACTCATCGCCCTTGGCAGAAAGGCGATCCGATTGTGGAACCACAGGGTGTGTATCGCTTACCTTCAGGACAGCTTATTTTGAGTCGGGAGTGTTCTTTATAA
- a CDS encoding ribbon-helix-helix domain-containing protein codes for MATKRPRTTISFAPEEYEELQEWAESEFRTVPQLILAIVKKSLIERKEYKTNK; via the coding sequence ATGGCGACTAAAAGACCGAGAACTACAATTTCGTTCGCTCCTGAAGAATATGAGGAACTGCAAGAATGGGCAGAATCAGAATTTAGAACTGTGCCTCAGCTGATTCTTGCAATAGTCAAAAAATCGTTAATAGAACGCAAAGAGTACAAAACAAACAAATGA
- a CDS encoding M12 family metallopeptidase: MKKILFPLFTLLSFCSWSTTVDASIFLNERRWPQNSSGRTVISVCIEKDSSVTERSSNWYQSWLIHGWLAQDGWRDSSNPSLDEVIARIRSALKKSWERTGSISFVGWQFCDSLTPEQQNNSIRFWIHPNADNKSFIGTSVRGKEKGTQIKPWGTGGSQTQCIRYNSDRNSMEYHFTCAEQFAIHEFGHALGFEHEWKHPLKPAACPKNESLISFSDASQTYSSTKSYTIVNLNSYDIDSIMTYDEGCADVTGERFGSPNLSPTDEAGLKEVYP, from the coding sequence ATGAAAAAAATTCTTTTCCCTTTATTTACCTTGTTATCATTTTGTTCGTGGTCAACAACCGTTGATGCAAGCATTTTTCTTAATGAAAGGCGGTGGCCACAGAATTCCTCAGGACGTACTGTTATTTCTGTTTGCATTGAAAAAGATAGTTCGGTTACAGAAAGAAGCAGCAATTGGTATCAAAGTTGGTTGATTCACGGTTGGCTAGCTCAAGATGGTTGGAGGGATTCCAGCAATCCGAGTTTAGATGAGGTCATAGCTAGAATAAGAAGTGCTTTAAAAAAAAGTTGGGAACGAACAGGTTCTATTTCTTTTGTAGGGTGGCAATTCTGTGACTCCCTAACGCCAGAACAGCAAAATAATTCGATTCGTTTCTGGATTCATCCTAATGCTGACAACAAATCATTTATCGGTACAAGTGTGAGAGGAAAAGAAAAAGGTACACAAATTAAGCCTTGGGGTACTGGAGGGTCTCAAACGCAGTGTATCCGGTATAACAGCGATAGAAACAGCATGGAATACCATTTTACTTGTGCAGAGCAATTTGCCATCCACGAGTTTGGACATGCCCTTGGTTTTGAACACGAGTGGAAGCATCCATTGAAGCCAGCCGCTTGCCCAAAAAATGAGTCACTCATTTCATTTAGCGATGCTAGCCAAACTTACTCAAGTACGAAATCTTATACTATAGTTAATCTGAATTCATACGATATAGATTCTATCATGACGTATGATGAGGGTTGTGCAGATGTAACTGGTGAGCGTTTCGGAAGCCCGAATCTAAGTCCAACTGATGAAGCTGGACTTAAAGAAGTTTATCCCTGA
- a CDS encoding DUF928 domain-containing protein, which produces MKAQILWLLIKGINRKLNLGLLLSLFLFVSPAIAGYVPPRNQKPPSDYTTSGGPRGCPGEQIPLTVLAPQAYVGHTVSKHPTFAWFSYSPHNTEFWLFEFEANGKPKQIGDPIKLQASKGINKYSLPENHPGLSVGKRYLWQVAISCPNGNLMQKAEFTVVEMSSDIKSNQPKIANDSQKAKLYAQQGLWYDALGEALNLAPPGKLGAVGATLVESLAQSEGQIGKSEESQELQQRIESLKAIANWAK; this is translated from the coding sequence ATGAAGGCTCAAATCTTGTGGTTGCTCATCAAAGGTATTAATCGCAAACTCAATTTAGGTTTGCTCCTAAGCTTATTCTTGTTTGTTTCTCCAGCTATAGCTGGTTATGTACCCCCCCGAAATCAAAAACCTCCCAGTGATTACACCACGTCGGGAGGACCTAGAGGGTGTCCGGGAGAACAAATACCCCTGACAGTCCTTGCTCCTCAAGCTTATGTTGGACATACAGTTTCCAAGCATCCAACCTTTGCCTGGTTCTCCTACAGCCCTCACAATACAGAATTTTGGCTTTTTGAGTTTGAGGCGAATGGTAAACCCAAACAAATAGGCGATCCGATTAAATTGCAAGCTTCAAAGGGGATTAACAAGTATTCTCTTCCAGAAAACCATCCTGGATTAAGCGTAGGGAAACGATACCTATGGCAAGTCGCCATCTCTTGTCCAAATGGTAATTTAATGCAAAAGGCAGAATTTACGGTTGTTGAGATGTCATCAGATATCAAAAGTAATCAACCGAAAATAGCAAATGATTCTCAAAAAGCCAAGCTTTACGCCCAACAAGGTTTGTGGTATGACGCACTAGGAGAAGCGCTGAATTTAGCGCCACCAGGGAAACTCGGAGCAGTCGGTGCAACGCTGGTAGAATCTCTAGCACAATCCGAAGGACAAATAGGAAAGTCTGAGGAAAGCCAAGAACTTCAGCAAAGAATTGAGAGTTTAAAGGCGATCGCAAACTGGGCAAAATGA
- a CDS encoding filamentous hemagglutinin N-terminal domain-containing protein — translation MSIVSARLKWLTGLKIAISSVLVLWSNLTLAQATPDTTLGAESSVVTTDVEIRGLVSDRIDGGARRGANLFHSFQGFNVREGRGVYFTNPQGIENILSRVTGANRSEVLMSLYTFGTVRTVANTAPSVNSTRRPWQKGDPIVEPQGVYRLSSGQLVLSRECSH, via the coding sequence ATGTCTATAGTATCTGCACGTCTAAAGTGGTTGACTGGACTAAAGATTGCTATTAGTAGTGTATTAGTTCTTTGGTCAAATCTTACACTCGCGCAAGCCACGCCTGATACTACGTTAGGGGCTGAAAGTTCTGTGGTGACAACGGATGTGGAGATTCGGGGTTTGGTGAGCGATCGCATAGACGGAGGAGCAAGACGCGGGGCTAACTTGTTTCACAGTTTTCAAGGATTTAACGTGAGGGAAGGAAGAGGGGTTTATTTCACCAACCCTCAAGGAATTGAGAACATTCTCAGCCGGGTGACAGGGGCTAACCGTTCTGAGGTTTTAATGTCACTGTATACTTTTGGCACTGTGCGTACTGTAGCCAATACTGCTCCATCTGTCAACTCGACTCGTCGTCCTTGGCAGAAAGGCGACCCGATTGTGGAACCACAGGGTGTCTATCGCTTATCTTCAGGTCAGCTTGTTTTAAGTCGGGAGTGTTCTCATTAG
- a CDS encoding CHASE2 domain-containing protein, translated as MTGDSGTEIWRKIKKELAIWRTGALPGFAVLTIIIIARLYGLLQPLEWMAFDNFLRLRPAEPMDDRITIIGITENDIESAKTYPIPDKEIAALIRKVQNYKPRVIGLDIVRNVPVEPGHKELVDVFKQSKNLIAIEKVLPPQYAPPPNIPDDQVGFADALSDKDGNSRRILLSTPSLQKGQNYKFSLPLRLAEAYLLREGIPLKNGVRDSETMRFASVEIPRVSLNTGAYVGIDPGGVQTLLKWRSGREPFRVLSLDDIKTDKFKPEWFRDRIVLIGITAPSVPDYINTEAVAGLKPDGHIFGVKFHAHACSQIISAVLNERPLLKVWSDEWEYLWIAVWGFIPIIIGRLTQSVLMNLFAVGVTSLSLVGGSYLLLTWGWWVPVAPNLLILSINGVGLSAFAFYQRDRAMQSQLNERQRTIDHAFTLIHNGPLQTLANALRCVQEKDFPQDKLHGQLENLDQEIRAIGEHLKLEALNQEESLLLGSGLKLDLKLPIHELFYEVYTSTLKRDLTHFQNLKLKTRAFDPIEEKYLNIEQKRELCQFLEEALCNVGKHAVGAKRIQATGKENQGWYTLSIKDNGCGIGSDSENKGTKQAINLARNLRGYFKRESVSPRGTLCELTWSLRGGKGQLGNWFKSFLKVFNQNTPGSKQADPKISDIHPAVPQSHRLSAKDDK; from the coding sequence ATGACTGGGGATTCTGGGACGGAGATTTGGAGAAAAATTAAAAAAGAACTTGCCATTTGGCGTACAGGAGCGTTACCAGGATTTGCAGTCTTGACGATTATCATCATCGCTCGGTTATATGGGTTACTTCAGCCTCTAGAGTGGATGGCTTTTGATAACTTTCTGCGCCTGCGTCCTGCTGAGCCTATGGATGATAGAATCACCATTATCGGCATAACTGAAAATGATATCGAGAGTGCAAAAACTTATCCCATTCCAGATAAAGAGATTGCAGCACTCATTAGGAAAGTACAGAATTATAAGCCTAGAGTTATTGGTCTAGATATTGTTAGAAATGTACCTGTTGAACCCGGTCATAAAGAACTGGTTGATGTATTTAAACAGAGTAAAAATTTAATTGCTATTGAAAAAGTTTTACCACCTCAATATGCACCACCGCCAAATATACCTGACGACCAAGTTGGTTTCGCCGATGCTCTATCAGATAAAGATGGCAATTCCCGGCGCATTCTTCTTAGTACACCATCCTTACAGAAGGGTCAAAACTACAAGTTTTCCCTCCCTTTGCGTTTAGCAGAAGCTTATTTATTGAGGGAAGGCATTCCTTTAAAAAATGGGGTTCGTGACTCCGAAACTATGCGATTTGCCTCAGTTGAAATCCCTCGCGTTTCGCTAAATACTGGCGCTTATGTAGGAATAGATCCCGGTGGAGTTCAAACATTACTTAAGTGGCGGAGTGGAAGAGAACCATTTCGAGTTTTATCCCTTGATGATATTAAAACCGATAAATTTAAGCCAGAATGGTTTCGCGATCGCATTGTTTTGATAGGCATAACTGCTCCCAGTGTTCCAGACTACATTAATACTGAAGCCGTTGCTGGATTAAAACCGGATGGTCATATTTTTGGAGTCAAATTTCACGCTCATGCTTGTTCCCAAATTATTAGTGCTGTTCTTAACGAACGACCATTGTTAAAAGTTTGGTCGGATGAGTGGGAATATCTGTGGATTGCGGTTTGGGGTTTTATCCCTATTATTATTGGACGACTGACTCAATCCGTACTTATGAATTTGTTTGCTGTTGGCGTGACGAGTCTTTCCCTAGTTGGAGGTAGTTACCTGCTTCTTACATGGGGTTGGTGGGTTCCTGTCGCACCAAATTTGTTAATTTTAAGCATCAACGGTGTCGGTTTGAGTGCTTTTGCTTTTTATCAACGCGATCGCGCTATGCAGTCTCAACTCAACGAACGCCAACGCACTATCGACCACGCATTTACTCTCATTCACAATGGACCCCTGCAAACACTCGCTAATGCTTTAAGATGCGTTCAAGAGAAAGATTTTCCCCAGGATAAATTACACGGTCAATTAGAAAATCTCGACCAAGAAATTCGAGCCATAGGCGAACACTTAAAATTAGAAGCTTTAAATCAAGAAGAAAGCCTTCTTTTAGGGAGTGGCTTAAAACTTGATTTAAAACTTCCCATTCACGAACTTTTCTACGAAGTTTACACCAGTACACTAAAAAGAGATCTCACCCATTTTCAAAATCTTAAGTTGAAAACCCGCGCCTTTGACCCTATTGAAGAAAAATATTTAAATATCGAACAGAAACGAGAACTCTGCCAATTTTTAGAAGAAGCCTTATGCAATGTTGGTAAACACGCAGTAGGAGCCAAACGCATTCAAGCTACTGGTAAAGAAAACCAAGGCTGGTATACTCTCAGCATTAAAGATAATGGGTGCGGTATTGGTTCAGATTCAGAAAATAAAGGAACAAAGCAAGCTATAAATTTAGCTAGAAACTTAAGAGGTTATTTTAAGCGAGAGTCTGTTTCTCCTCGTGGAACTTTATGCGAATTAACCTGGTCTTTGAGAGGTGGTAAAGGTCAGCTCGGGAATTGGTTTAAATCTTTTTTAAAAGTCTTTAATCAGAACACTCCCGGCTCAAAACAAGCTGACCCCAAGATAAGCGATATACACCCTGCGGTTCCACAATCGCATCGCCTTTCTGCCAAGGACGACAAGTAG